The window ACACTTCACTAACACTTCGATAATAAACAGTCTTGCTATGAAATTGAACAATAGAATGTTTTCTAGAAATAGAACATTCGAATTCTATGTCTATGTCTATGAAATCGaacaattataaaacaaaacttgttatTATACTGATACTAATGCATACAAAATGTCTAAGTGAAATTCGCTACTTGCTTTTCAAAACTAAAGTAAACAACTAAACACGTgctttggtctgtaaattatcccttgaagtgatttgaacaataaattttgatcaaacagaaagacattagggtgacccaataccatactaaaattcaacaaaaaaacttcgctATTGAGCAGGTTATAGTCATTTTTGTGCTGGGTCAATAAATTACCGGTCTgtaatttgtacaaagtttgaatagtaatatctttcgaacgttacgttttgaagacatggttcttacattttttttgatccacTCGATCTCCTCTTTCCAACGATATATAATATGACTTATTACCCCACTGTTGAGTATTTTCGAATGTTTACGTTTATTCGAACGTTCTCggaaaatttgattggttttttTTTCACGTGACCAGTCTATATGACGCCGTATTAAccgacatcaaaacaaaaacaaaacaagaaagttaatttaaagTGGTAGAAAAATGTCAATTACTCCTTGTTTTCGTGTGGTAGACGATAGTTTATTTGACGATTTAAATGAAATAGACGAATTCATAGCAGGACAACAGTCAAAAGCtacaaaatattgtaatacgttTGCAGCAAACACCTTTTACAGATGCAAATGTCCCCGAAGTTTATGTAGCCCAACACAGTGgtcacaaaaatattgattcGTTAAGAAATTACAAATCAGCTAGTACCACTCACCGttacaaaatgtcaaacatCTTGAGCTCAAATAATAACCAACTTGACGTACATAACCAATCGACAGCTCTTAATACTTCCAGTTCCACGCAGTCTTCAACCCTCTCTTCATTTTTTTCCGGaggaaattttaacaattgtacatttaattttaatacgaacaCTCCACCAGCGAAACGACaaagaattgaattttaaaactgttttgaaaatattctatttttaaaagttgtggaTGGAATGTCTGTGTACGTTcgaaatataaagaaagttacatGGTTTCCACCTAagccttgtttttgttaaagacCCCTGGactctaaaacctttttttcattaatgGTTATGAAATAATCAGTGGGGTAATTAACCCTTAACCCTCTGTCACTCGCATGGACCTCACTGCGTTCGGTCCATGACGTCATGACCTCggtctatattttcccgtatagaccggctaaacggttaataagtcattaatataaatgtgaaattatttttttgctgactgtaaaagtgatgacgtcatctaatttggtccgatgggacaaaaaattttgccacccatatttttttggtaatttgggacctaaggaacaactttaaatcaaaaaatcacttttaacacacaTGTGCACACGAAGCTTTATATCAGAACATAGCAGCCCTCACTATTACACTcctggttttaatttttttcaaaacatttaaaCTGGTTTGAACTAGTTTTAAAGTATTAGTATCAGCTACTAATGGTTTCAAATAAGCAACAACTTGTGCGCACTATATTTATAAAAGTGCTTAACGCTATCTTGCAGAAGGATATGGCTTACAACCGAGCTGTGGCTATGCACAAGtcaaaaaccaacagccgttccgtaacCCCTTTAAGCAATGTtgagaaaaaaaagatgaagaagcttcataaactatctcgctTTAAAAAGGTGCAACAGTGACACACTAAATCCTGTTTTTTAATTCACACTTGGAAAAACCAAAAGTAGTGTATGCTACTTGGGATGTGACCACAAATCAAGATAGGTAATGAAGCCTATTATATGACTCTGGTCTGTTGCTAAAAGAATTTTTAGGACACGTTAAAAACTTAAGATGTTAAAACAGGCTAGATGTAGCGACTAAGTTTGCGCAAACTTAAAGGAGCTTAGTTAGGGGCGACCAGtgatatttaagaaaaataattcaaaaatatgATGCTTAACGGTAGACGCACAATGGCCAGCCTGCttagaattttgatatttttgtacaaaaaagtgtgtaatagattttaaagtatatatatacggAAAACTTAATGCACCCGGCCAATCACCTGGACGTTGTGTGTtcattattttaagaaattaacatttttttttgcgttCGCGAAAGGTTAATCCACATGCGAAAAAATTGTCCGCTGTTAGACATCGCGAGCATTAATCAACGCGAAAATAAATCCACTTCGTTAAGGATTATTTTTTGCTGATTCAAATCCCCCTAGAAGAAATTTGTCTAAAATAAAACTTATGCTTCGCGAATCCAGGCTAAAAACAACcaaaaagtatattaagatgcAAATGAAGAAAATCGGACTTTATAACGCACACACGCCTTAGGAAAGGTAATTGATAAAATAAACGCAAACATAACAACATTGGAGCAAAATTTTATAACAACACAAATAAATATTAATGAATCATTAATGTATGACTTATATGTGAAAATATCATGAAATATGATCTCGTTTAACATCAAAATCCTAGTGCGTTAAGTTCATGGAGATATTTCTCTGTCCACAAGCTAATACTTTTATCAGCCAGCTGCTTTGAGTTCTGACTAAATCCGTGCGAATATCCGTTCGCAACAATCGCCGCAAGATCTTGCGGTTTTACTCCACAGTCAAGAAGAGCACGAACGTACTCGTTCGTAGGGTCAGGAGTACCGACAATATTGTTTCCTGATAGCAATAAATTATCACAGTTCAGTCCAGCAACAGGGATATTATGGGACAACATAAAATTCACTGGATGTTGAGAGAAACTCTCGCATTTGTCAGGGTGATTACAGTTGGCTGTTAAGCAGACCTCCACCGATATCCCTTTATGACACATTTCTTGAATAAGTTGATTAGATGCTGACGTTATAGCTAAAGCATGTCCAATTCTATTTACACCAATTTCAAGAGCCAATTGCAAGTTTTCTAACATTGACGGGAACTTCTCTGCCTTTCCTTCCCCAGCATGCACTGTAATTTTGATCCCAGCATTCTTTGCAGCGACTAAAACATCTTTAAATATACACAACGAATACGTCTTCTCATCACCGGCAATATCAATCCCAAGAACTCCATCAACACTTTGCGCTATTTTCAAGATATTCTCCGCATGCTGAACAGGGTAAGATCGTAATAAACACAAAATTACTCCACCCTCGGTTAAACGACCCTTTGTCGTCAATTCTTTCTTTGCATCGTTGAAACCGTTTATTACGCTCCATACAGCATCGAGCTCCGTTAATCCTAAGTTTGTATGTAACACAGGGGCGAATCGGATTTCAATGTAATTCACATTATGTTCATCGTGCAATGATGTTACCAGTTCGTACGTGGCGTCACGGAGGTCTTCTTTTGTTTGCAAAAACTGATTACAAATATCAAATATTCTCCAATTCGAATTCTTCTCAACGACGTTTCCTTCtccaacttgtttttctttaagatCCATTAGCCAGCTACGCAACTCGTCGTGGGAACCTGGTTCCCAACCatcattagaaaataaaaacgacGCCCGCTCCGGGTTTGTTTTTTTCATACGTGTAATTGATCGACGAATAAAATTGTATGAGAGGGAACCATCCAGATGCAGATGGAGCTGCGGTTTTGGAGCACTTTTGAGTAATTCATACAACTGTTCTCTTTTAATTTCCATTGTACtgctaaagaaataaaatatattgttttcaAAGCAACcttatttcaaataaaaatggatAATACAGAACCATACATGAAATTAACAAATTCTCTACTTAATATAAAAATTGCAACTCAACGAAAACTGAAAAAATCCAGAGTTCGTGTCATCTAATCTTTCAGGCAGTTTTTAATTTACTCACTTTTTAACGATAAGGCAGACCGGGTAACATTTGATACTATATACTACGGCGAACGCCCACTAAATCAACATAATCGTTCTAGGCATTGAT is drawn from Hydractinia symbiolongicarpus strain clone_291-10 chromosome 8, HSymV2.1, whole genome shotgun sequence and contains these coding sequences:
- the LOC130655814 gene encoding adenosine deaminase-like, translating into MEIKREQLYELLKSAPKPQLHLHLDGSLSYNFIRRSITRMKKTNPERASFLFSNDGWEPGSHDELRSWLMDLKEKQVGEGNVVEKNSNWRIFDICNQFLQTKEDLRDATYELVTSLHDEHNVNYIEIRFAPVLHTNLGLTELDAVWSVINGFNDAKKELTTKGRLTEGGVILCLLRSYPVQHAENILKIAQSVDGVLGIDIAGDEKTYSLCIFKDVLVAAKNAGIKITVHAGEGKAEKFPSMLENLQLALEIGVNRIGHALAITSASNQLIQEMCHKGISVEVCLTANCNHPDKCESFSQHPVNFMLSHNIPVAGLNCDNLLLSGNNIVGTPDPTNEYVRALLDCGVKPQDLAAIVANGYSHGFSQNSKQLADKSISLWTEKYLHELNALGF